The Phragmites australis chromosome 1, lpPhrAust1.1, whole genome shotgun sequence genomic interval CTCCAAAGCCGCAACATGCTCCACCGCCGATGCTGCCGCCCTTCCCGCCACTAAAACCCACACCTCTACCTACACCACCACCAATGCTACCACCTCCTCTAAAACCTCCGACGCcaccactccaccaccaccaccaccagtgcCGCCTCCTGCGCCACCACCAACACCTGCGTCACCACTTAGACCCCCTCTAGCACCGAACCCACCACCGACGCCACCTCCACCCCCAAGTCTACCACCACTACCCATTCCTTCTCCACCTCCAGCGATGGCACCACCTCCAAGTCCGATGTCGCCTCTCACACCACCACTTGCTCCAAAACCAGGTCCACCACTAGAACTGAATCAACCACCCACTCCTACCCCACCATATCTGGCCTTACACACGCAAAGGAAGCCCATGGGTGGCTAGCTCCTGTGGCGACTCACCTTGGCGCCCAGCTttgcctctctctccttccacGCGGCGACGCCAGCACGCGCCCCCACTTTCGACGCAGGTGGTGCTCCCACAAGGCGTGTCCCTGAGAGTGGCGCACACACACACGCCATCACGGCCAGCAACGCCTGTGAGAGCTCCTTTAGCATGTGGTCCAGTGCCAACTCTGGCAGATCGAGCAGCAGGAGCCCCTCATCCATCTCCTCTTCTAGCGCAGCAATGCGATAGGTTTCGACCGCACCGAGGCAACACGCGAGGCGACTGGGGGCACGAAGGTCTGTTCCTGTGATTATCCACGTCGGTAGggcaaaaggtaaaaaaggACACGTGGCGGGCTAACAAGCCTTAGAGTGACAAATGAGCAAAAATCAGTGGGACCTAGTTGGCTTTTTAGCAAAGCAACTCAAGAGAGTGACTATTGAGAATGTGTCATTAGCTAgagtgacaaaaaaaattaattaaactgGGGAGGAGAGTGTGTCACTAGCTAGAGTGACAAATCGAACTAGACTGTTGGTAATGTTGCTAGTTTGTGGCGTCAGCGTCACTAGAGTTCACAGGGCTTATGACTGGGCTGGGCTGCATTTGGTTACAGATTTGCAATTTGCATGCCAGTCTTCTTGGTCGCAAGGGCACGAACCGTGCAAGCTACTATAGTTGGTGGTTCGGGAGAGTGTGTGTCACCTTGCTCAAGCCACTACTTAGGAACCAATGCTGCGATTCATGATAGCTTCAAATGGGACCAACATGACATTTCCATTTCAGCCCCTTTTTTATTTCCATCAGAGTCCTTATACTTTTTTAATATGCTACTTAGTCCAAAAGTTTACACAAAGATCCTTAGAAAAAAATCTATCGCATTTACAATAGTACCCTACATGTCAGCCAAATAAACACCACCTTCCTTTCCCCTCCCGTCTCCTCACGCCACTTTCCTTTGCCCTATCGACTATCATTATCTCCTCGAGTAACACCGCTGCTACCACCCTATAGCATAGGACACTGCGACCTCCCTCAACTCGACTAGATCCAGCCTCCGTAGCCACCCAGACCATCGCTTGTAACACCTACGCTGACTACCAATCTCTTTTTGCTGCTCCGACTAGATCCAGGTGAGCAAAGGAGCGATGGGTGGTCACCGGTATCGCCTCGTGCCATCCAGATCTCGCTGTCATCCTCTTGTGTGGATCACATCCACGACTGCCACATGTAGATCCCGGCTAGCAGAGGGTTCATGCAGGTCAGAAGTTGCATCTCCACTCTACGCAAGTTGACGAGATCATGAGTTACCTCTCGCTTTTCTCCCTCCCTGACTGCCTTTTCACACTCTTTCCATTGAAGCCATCGATATCTCTGCAAGTCACACTGACACTATACAAGCcaccaactctctctctctctctctctctcttccacaACAACATTGTGCCAATGTGGCTCTGCGAGGCTACCAACCATGCTGGAGCGTTGGTCATGCCCTAAGCCAGCACACAATACCTATGGAGTGGGCATTACTAGGGATCAAGCAAGCCAGGCATATGCCAAGCATGTACAATTTCATCATTTTCTGAACTGAAATTGTACTCATGCTAAGTTTTTCTTcttactcttcttcttttgtgAGAACATGCACTAAGTTATTGTTGTTGAAGATAGTAATCTTGTGCGAGGAGCTTCATGTTTAAACTTCGCCAGAGGGCCTGTCTTGTTGCACAACAAACCTAGAGTACTCTGCAGTGTTCTTTTTCGTTGGGgactttgtcttctttgtctcGCTTGAAGACCCATGGCGAAACCACCAAAATCAAAGGCATAGCTCTGGCCAACCATGGTCGTAGGGAATCTATTCTCTAATCTCGATCATCCATTATGACCACCATGATAGGAGTGGTGTCAGGGCCATATCATGCCTAAAGCAAGCCAAATGGGCCGGACCAAATGGGTCGACACGCGGCACGATATTATGGGCACGATTCAAGCACGACACGACTCATTTATAATCGGGCCGGACTGACACGGCACAACGGGCTAGGCCATGCTTGTGCTGGAACCGCAGCATGACTTGGCCCATCGACAACGGTTGGCATGGCTTCAGGCCTTCGACACTCGGACCTCGGCATTCGGCAACACCACAACACAACGGTTTCCCACAGGCCGTGCGATGCACTTTGCAGGCTAGCAGCATCACCAGAGTGTCAGCGTATGACAGCTATGCGCATGCCTActatctctcactctctctcataTGTAAGTTGCAACACACACAATCCCACGTGCATATGATATGTCACACATTTTTATTTACCAACGCACCATGACCCGTGACCATGAACCAGCCTCCGCTGACATGGGAACTTAgaacatatgcatgcatgtggtgAGCAGCTTCCACACATTTATTTTTCCCCTGATTTTTCACGTGCTTTAACAGACAAAAAACCCATTAGGCCTACCATGCTATATGCTGGCACAACATGATCTGACCTTATGTAGACCGTGTCTGGACCGAATGCTTGGCACACGAGTTAGCACAACACAAATTGTTTGGCTAACGGGCCTAATCGAGTCGTGCTGTTACTGGGCCTGAGCCATGCCATCCTTGGCCACTCATTTGGCTAGCACTAATCATGCCCTAGCAACAAGATACGATACCACCTTTTAGCCTCCCTCTTCAGTGCTTAGGTGGTTGCACGTCTTATCCATCTCTCGCCTTTTGATATGTCACTTATACATCAAGAAGGAGCTGAATCATTCCATCAACCAAATATTGAACTTATTGAAGAAGATTTAAACATTTAACCTCAATTTGTACTAAGAGGGGAAATATCCGAAGCCATTCTTTGAAAAGTCCTCATATAACTTTGGAATCTATGAATTGTTTAGCGCTGCCAACATTTTGTAGAAATAAAAGATCTAATGCTCTAAAGAGTTATAGAAATCCAGTGCTATGCATTGTTTATCATTTATGGTAACCTTTGGTAGCCAAGAGGTAGACCCGATGTTTTCTACATGAGAAATTGTGACTCGTATATTTAGTTCCAAGAACAAAACTGATTCAAAGGGTTTAAAAAAGGTAAAAGAAATGGTACGACGAAAACATATGGAGAAGCAAATATTGAACTTTGCCGCATCTCTCCACTATGGTTAGTCCGTGCAAGGTGGAGATAGCATGGCGCAATTTGGATAGAAAACCCAATCAAGTCGTTGGTTAGCTAGGCATTACAAACCTTTGCACTAATACAATAGAAATTTCAAGAATAACGTTTTGtgtatatctattttttttaagagcGTATATCTATTTCTCTGTCTCATTCACATCAAATCGCTTCATAAAACTTCTAAGACTATGCACAAGGGATTTCTGCCGGGGGTGAAAATTTTGTTATGGAGAGATTTTCGTTCACTTCAGCGTTTCAACAGTTTTTCTTCACAATTTTCGTCATGAAGAGATTTCCAATGTTATTTTTTTCAGAACAAGATTCTCTCCTTTCTTTTAcgattctttaaaaaaaactgttaaaaataaaaaaataaaaaaataaaaacgtcGAAAGAAATCGAGAAGGGAAAGAAACCAAAGCaatatagttagagatagtGGAGCACGAATAATGACCGACCAGCAGGCACACTCCGCTCATCTCGGTCCACAGAGGACCGAATCCACCCGCGAGTCCCTCCTGCGAGCTCCCCTCCTCTCCACCCTCCTTATTCCCCACCCGAGCCCGATCCCCAAACCCCTACCACCCTTCCCCGTAGCGCGGAGCCGCCACTTCCCACCCCCAGTCACCATTCTGAGAAAAACCTAGATCCGGAcccctcgccgccggccatggcgacgcgacgggccctctcctcCGTCCTTCGCTCCGCCTCCCGCCTCCGCGTCGCCTCCCCGTCCCCGTGCCGGCGCGCGCCCCTCCACCATCGCCCGTCCCCCGCTGGCTTCCTTCTCAACCGCGCCGCCGCCTacgcctcctccgccgcggcgCAGGCGGCGCCCGCCCCGCCGCCCGCGGCCACCGGTAagagcaccggcggcggcggcaagatCACCGATGAGTTCACCGGCGCCGGGGCGATCGGGCAGGTGTGCCAGGTCATTGGTGCCGTTGTGGACGTGCGGTTCGACGAGGGTCTGCCCCCGATCTTGACGGCGCTGGAGGTGCTCGACAACAACATCCGCCTGGTGCTCGAGGTGGCGCAGCATCTCGGGGAGAAGATGGTGCGCACCATCGCCATGGACGGGACCGAGGGTCTCGTCCGCGGCCAGAGTGTGCTCAACACCGGCTCTCCCATCACCGTAAGGCCGCCCCCTCACGTTCCCCGTCCCCTATCGTGTTTGGAGATGATTTATTTGGATCTAATTTGACGAAATGACGAATCAGCAGGTGTTAGATTCGATCTTGATGTAGGGATCTGTGTGTTGACTAGTGAATGCTTGCTTTGTAGATCCACTACTTTAGTTTGTTAACGGATTTATACTGTCTCGATCTGTAGCGGGTTCATATGTCAAACGGTTAGGTGGCAACCGCAAAAATTTGCCACCGATGAATAGCATGCTCATCATGATTTAGTGTCATTCGCAATACTGATCCGTAGATTCATGTTTCTGCCCATTCTTCTCATTTGGAGATGCTGAATTTACCATTCCATAATTTGGTAAAGGTACCGCATACTCTATCTACCCTTTGATGCTGTTGTCCCAGGTCACGCAAGCCAAGGAAAGGGGGTGTTGTATTTTTCTGTGTAGGAGCTAGAGTGAGGAAAGGGCATGTGGTCCCTGTCACTGAAATACATGAGCCTTATATAGGTTCATCATTAGTACCAAAATAGGCTGTAGCAAGTTCAGATAGGTATAAACTATTCAAAATTTCCCGTAATTAAGATTatcatttttctttatttttaattattttgtcaATCGCAAAGCTTAAGTTGCAGAATTTAGTATGCAGAGGCTAAGCTTATCATGTATGCATGTGGCTTTCATGCTAAGTGATTATGTGGTGTGTGATACTGGTTAATAAAATCATACATTTAACTTGATATGAAGATCAGATGTTACAGTCTTCTATGGTAGCTTGCTATCTGTTATAGGCTGTAGATATTTACTGTCTCTGAACTTAGTTGCTGCTATTATCTTCAGTATCCTGCCTTCTAAACCATGGCTCTATTCATGTTGCTGCATTTACATCTTGTAGTATTTTTCTAGGTCCCTGTTGGTAGGGCAACACTTGGGCGTATTATGAATGTGATTGGCGAGCCTATTGATGAGAGGGGAGATATAAGTAAGTCTGTATGACATGCATTTTATATGTAGCACTCATGCTAAACGTTTTGTTTATAATTTTTCTTTGCTGATTGCTCCTCTTTGTTTCAGAGACAAACCACTTCCTTCCTATCCATCGTGAAGCCCCTGCCTTTGTTGAGCAAGCTACAGAGCAGCAAATTCTTGTTACTGGAATCAAGGTACGCCACCCTTTTGTCTTTGGAAGTGACTTTGTCATACTTTTTTTAGTTACATTGGTTTCTTTTCATGATTCATGACACATTCATTTGTGTGGACAAGTTTAGTTAAATTTAAGGCTTATGTTTCTATCAGGTCGTGGATCTTCTCGCGCCCTATCAAAGAGGTGGTAAAATTGGTCTCTTCGGTGGTGCCGGGGTGGGCAAAACTGTCCTTATTATGGAGTTGATCAACAATGTTGCCAAGGCCCATGGTTAGTTTTTTTGTAGAGCTCGATGATCGTCTTGCAAAGTTGTATGTTATGTGTTCTATGTTGGCTGATTTGTTTCATTTGTTTGTTCTAGGTGGTTTCTCTGTCTTTGCTGGTGTTGGAGAACGTACTCGTGAGGGTAATGACTTGTACAGGGAAATGATTGAGAGCGGTGTCATTAAGCTTGGTGACAAGCAGGTAAATAATACATATTTCTATAAATTATTGGGATTCATATCTGTAAGGTGGAATTTCCTTACATGGTTGTACTTTGTGACAGAGTGAGAGCAAGTGTGCTCTTGTCTACGGTCAAATGAATGAGCCTCCTGGTGCTCGTGCTCGTGTTGGACTGACTGGTTTGACTGTTGCTGAGCATTTCCGTGATGCTGAAGGACAGGATGTGCTTCTATTCATCGATAACATTTTCCGTTTCACTCAGGTAAGTTCTATCTTCTATGGGATCCTCCTTCAGTCTCATGTCTGACTAGTTTCAACAAACGGTATTCTTGTTAGTTGGTATGCAGATGACATTGCTCAATCATAGTCACTAATGTCTGCTATATCTGTATTCTACCCAGAAGAGTGCTGCTGCATCTTCAAATTCCCTTTGTCCTTTTTCCTGATTTTCTATACATTAAGGCTGAAAAACCTGTAATTTGTTCATTATCTGTCAGGCGAACTCTGAGGTGTCTGCTCTTCTTGGGCGTATTCCATCTGCTGTGGGATACCAACCCACTCTTGCTACTGATCTTGGTGGACTGCAAGAGCGGATTACCACCACAAAGAAGGGTTCTATTACATCTGTTCAAGCTATTTATGTGCCCGCTGATGACTTGACAGATCCTGCCCCTGCAACCACCTTCGCCCATCTCGATGCTACTACTGTGTTGTCACGACAGGTATTCCGGCTGACTAAAATATAGTTAGAATGTATGAATTGATATGGTAGTTGCTCTATGAGTATGACTTGGctgtgcttcttcttcttgtgtagATTTCTGAGCTTGGTATTTATCCTGCTGTCGACCCTCTGGACTCTACATCCAGAATGTTGTCCCCCCATGTGTTGGGTGAAGATCACTACAACACTGCTCGTGGAGTTCAGAAGGTTCTTCAGAACTACAAGAATCTTCAAGATATTATTGCCATTTTGGGAATGGACGAGCTCAGTGAAGATGACAAGTTGACAGTCGCCCGTGCTAGGAAGATTCAGCGGTTCCTTAGCCAGCCTTTCCATGTTGCTGAAGTTTTCACAGGTGCACCTGGAAAGTATGTTGAGCTGAAGGAGAGTGTTAAAAGTTTCCAGGTATTGAATTTAAACTCTTTTCCTCCCTTTCTGAAAGACAGTCCTGCGGTAGTGTTCTCTCCAAATTAGCATTATTTAGTTAGACATGCTGGCTGTTGGTGTTCAGTGCCTTGCAGCTTGGTACTCTATGCAAGGTCGAATTTCATAGAAATTTAGTGAAGTCTTTGATATGATTGTTAGTTATTGAATTGTACTCGGATGGAAACATATTATGTTTTAAATAACATGTAGTCAAGATTGTCGAACTTCACTTCTAATTGGAACAAATATATCTAGATTGGTGAGTCAAATTAATGCTGTTAGTCTCCTTAAAAATACTTTATTATACTGTATTTTCGTATTTTTTTCCAACATATTGTACCCATTATTGCTTCTATACTGTGCACAGAGGGAGTGTTTTATTCTTAAGACAGTAAATACTAATGTATAGGCTatttattgtttttctttttgcatatTCGGTCGCTTATTTGTTTGAAATTATGGTTTCTATATCGATGAAATATTAGATACCATAATTAAAATGTTCCGTGCAAATTCTAGCTGCTTTGGAGATCTTATTGTCTGGGTAGGGTATTAACGCTATGCATCCATGTAGCAATAACTATAAATGTGGTTTTATATTTACAATAGCACACATGTTGATACAAGATGTTGAAAACAAGAATTACATCATTTTTTTGGTTATGGAGAATATGACATGGACAGGGTATAGCGTGATAGCTTACCTGCTAGCCACAAAACACCTTGAAGCATCATATGGAAAAGCAATGTGTACATGTTTGGTACTTCTTTTAATCTTTAGCTTATTTGTGGAATGTGCTATATTGATCATTGGACAATTTCTGTAGTCTTATATGCGGCCGACATTCCTGTGTTTTTGCTAAGTTGGTCAATGGTTGTGTGGCTATGTGCTTCAACATACAATTGATATAATGTTGCAGTATAAATATGCTACTACCGCTGTACTGGGATTAACGTGGCATCACACCATGACACAATAAGTTGGGAAGTTTGTGCTTCAAAATTGGGGGTCTGCTCTGATTTGTTGCCATTGTCTCTTATGCATTGCTAGTTATTACCTGTTGATTCTTAGTATGGTATCCCAGCTGTCATTTGGCAGCATCACAgcacccatttttgttcattttcTATTTCTCCTGTTTAACAAACCTTCTGGACATATCATAGGGTGTTTTGGATGGCAAGTATGATGACCTTTCCGAGCAGTCGTTCTACATGGTTGGAGGAATAGAGGAAGTCATTGCCAAGGCTGAGAAGATCGCCAAGGAGTCTGCATCCTAAGCAGTCTCCTCTCCACAGGCAATGCAATTTTAAGTTTTGGAGGCCACAACAtgttgtgcttttttttttttttctgttttgctAGCCAGGACATGTACTTACAGGCAGGAGGCCCGGCCCTGCCAATGGATGTGTTTCCCCTCCACTTTTTTGTTTCCTAATAAGGATTCACAGTGATCTGTTTATTCGAGTAAGAATTGAGTTATCTTTTTTGCAATGAGCGGAAAGACCGTTAAGTTATTAAGTCTCAGTGAAACACTAGAATGTCTACCATACTAGTACTGTCATGTTCGTACTTAAAGCATGTCTGAGGTCAGATGCCCCAAACATGCCTTCATATTGAGTTGGTCTTAGTCGTGCTGTTCATCGGATTTGTTCTGACCTGAATTTGCACTGTTTTGAGGTTTTGTTTTGATCACcttatttcttcatcatccatgGAACGTAACAAGGGTTCCTCCAAATTCATGATGAGTTGAAATGTACTAAGGGTTCCTCtgaaaatttgtaatattaggCAACCTGGTATCCAGTGAACTGGGCTATTGTCTATCTCGCATgaattttattgaaattttgCATGAGATAGACCAATGACCTCATGGAGACAAAAATCTCATATTCCAGACGCAGCCTTCTTTTGAGGAATCGAGATTGTATGGCCTTCTTGGAAAAATTCTTTAGTTTATCATCCCATGGAGATACTATGCAGTTGTGCTCTTTGGCCACATATTTTCGATTTCCTATTTTAAACCCAAGCTGACACCGTTTCCACATAGTACCAATCTGAAGGTTGCAGATCAAACCTACTGTACCAGGCTGAAGTAAATCATCGTCAAGCAGTATGAACTTCGATGACAAACGCCATTAACTCTGCAAAATAAATTGTGGTTATTTGGATCATCCAGTCGGACTGCAACCTTGCATGCTCTCCTCTTTTAATCAGAAGAGGTCAACAGAAAACTTCGCAGCCTGCAGTTGACACGTGGCTACCGACGTTCTTGGCCCCACGTGCATGACGCATCCCACATTCCACCGTATTCCGACTTGGCACCCCAAACCGGGCAATCAGCATCGCGGCCGTCCAATTCAAAACGGAGGCCTCAAGATGGTATCCCCGGATCTGGCCCAATTGAAGACCTCGTTTCCACATCTCTCTGCCTCAAAAGTAAATTATATAGAAttatgtttaaaaaaatcttatctCTTATAATGATATGTATCTATTCTTTCTCATCTTCAATCTAGTTATTGAATGATACCTCACAAAAATCTTTCTAgacaaaattcataaaatttactTCCCTCTCCTGCTGCCCCCCTCTCCAACGAATTTCTTTGTATACATATGAAATACAACTCggtttctcaaaaaaaaaaaagggaacggATTTCTAAACCCCAAATTTCTCCTCCCCCTACCCTATTTCAAAACATTTCAAACCACTCTCCGCCagtcccctcccctccccacgCTCTCTCGCGTCGGAGGCGCCGAATACGCGATCCCTTCCGCGGCCAGAGCCCGCCGCctcgccccgccccgccccgccccgccctctCGACGAGGCCGCGCCGACCGCGCAGGGGAAGAGGTGAGCGTCTTACTTGGTTGCGATTCGCACGGGTTGGATCCGGGCGCTCGTGTCGTTGTGCGCCTTCCCCGGTGGGGGGAAGCCCTAGGTTCGGAGGAGGTCCCGTCTCCCTGCTCCA includes:
- the LOC133918231 gene encoding ATP synthase subunit beta, mitochondrial-like — translated: MATRRALSSVLRSASRLRVASPSPCRRAPLHHRPSPAGFLLNRAAAYASSAAAQAAPAPPPAATGKSTGGGGKITDEFTGAGAIGQVCQVIGAVVDVRFDEGLPPILTALEVLDNNIRLVLEVAQHLGEKMVRTIAMDGTEGLVRGQSVLNTGSPITVPVGRATLGRIMNVIGEPIDERGDIKTNHFLPIHREAPAFVEQATEQQILVTGIKVVDLLAPYQRGGKIGLFGGAGVGKTVLIMELINNVAKAHGGFSVFAGVGERTREGNDLYREMIESGVIKLGDKQSESKCALVYGQMNEPPGARARVGLTGLTVAEHFRDAEGQDVLLFIDNIFRFTQANSEVSALLGRIPSAVGYQPTLATDLGGLQERITTTKKGSITSVQAIYVPADDLTDPAPATTFAHLDATTVLSRQISELGIYPAVDPLDSTSRMLSPHVLGEDHYNTARGVQKVLQNYKNLQDIIAILGMDELSEDDKLTVARARKIQRFLSQPFHVAEVFTGAPGKYVELKESVKSFQGVLDGKYDDLSEQSFYMVGGIEEVIAKAEKIAKESAS